The DNA segment TGACATCTGCAGTTTTTATACTTTGTTGTGTCAGCGGTGCTTCTGGTGCCTCAGGGTCCTTTGCCGGCTGATCTGGTATCTGCCCGGACCAGTCGGGAGGAAGATTGCGCACTCTCTCTCCGGGAGAGACATCCTGATTATCCGGAGAGACGTTATTCGGGTCAATACCTATAGGTTGAACTGGCCGGGTAGGCTGTACGGGCTGAACGGTCCAAGTAGGCTGGACAGGCTGAGCGGTCTGGGTAGGCTGAACAGGCTGAGCGGTCTGAGTAGGCTGGACAGGCTGAGCGGTCTGAGTAGGCTGAACGGGCTGAGCGGTCTGGGTAGGCTGGACAGGCTGAGCGGTCTGGGTAGGCTGAACGGGCTGAGCGGTCTGGGTAGGCTGAACAGGCTGAGCGGTCTGAGTAGGCTGAACGGGCTGAGCGGTCTGGGTAGGCTGAACGGGCTGAGCGGTCTGGGTAGGCTGAACAGGTTGAGCAGGTTGAGCACGTTGTACATGTTGTGAGGGTTTCACAGGATGTACGGGAGGAGCTGTCCGAGTTGGCTGCGTGGGCTGTACTTGTGATGTCGGCTGGAGCGGCTGTATTCTTTGAGTAGGCTGAGCTGCCCTTGTGGGCTGAATAGGCTGGGCTGTTCTTGTGGTCTGAGCTGCCCTGGTAGGCTGAGCAGGCTGAATCTGCCATGCCGGGTGAGACGGATAGGTGTGTCCGGTTTGCTGATATTGGGAACGCGGTGTCCCGCGATATCCGAAATCTGTTCCATCGGAGTTGGCAGGCCGGGTAGGCTGAAGTGGCCGTGACGGCTGTGTCTGTCCAGCTGCCCCAGTGGATCCGGTAGGTCCGGTGGGTCCAGTAGCCCTGATAGGTTCTGTAACCCTGATAGGTTCTGCAGCCCCGGTAGGTCCGGTGGGGCCTGTAACGTCAGTAACTCCTGTCTGTCCAGTAGCTCCAGTGGATTCTGTGGGCGGAGTTTGGGGGGTACTTCCTGTAGCTGGCCGAATTGACGGAGCATTGCCCGGCAGTTGTCCGGCTGAACCGGAATTCTCATCAAACTGCTGGGAATTGAGATGATTAGTTTTTTTGGAAGCGGTAGTCTTTACAGGCTGGAATTTGCCCGGGGTAATTGGATTATCATCCCATTGGCTTCCATAGAATTTACCGCCGGGTTCTGTGAGAATCAGGCCGTTAAAGTCCATAACATTGTAAGATGTAGCGGGAATTCTTGCCGGTACAGATAAAATTCCACCGGTTCCGTCCTTTCCGGCATTCAGTTTTCCAAGAGGATAGCCGTTCAGATCTCCATCCTTGTAAATGTAGCCGTATATGGTAATGGGTGTATTTTCAGGAATGGATCGTACATTTAACTGAAACTGCAGTCTGCAGCTGCCAGAGCGAAGTTCTACCTTTACAAAGCCCCGGTTATTTGCTTTCTTATCAGATATGTATTCATATAAGTAGGAAACAAAACGTTTATAATCAGACATAAAGAGTCCTTCAGATATATTTCTTACTCCAAGAATATGTTTTTATTATTCAGATTATGATTGAATTTTATGTCTTGCGTATTTTTTTGACCTGGATGTTAAAGGTATGGTATACTCTTCTCAATTAAAAGTAAAGTGAGAACATGTGGAGCAGAGAAACTATGGAACATGAGTATTATATGAAAGAGGCTATAAAGCAGGCAAGAAAAGCCGAGAAGATTATGGAGGTTCCGATTGGATGTGTGATTGTGTATGAGGGAGAGATTATTGCCAGAGGATACAATCGCAGGAATACAGATAAGAATACACTGTCACATGCGGAACTGAATGCCATCAAAAAGGCAAGCAGAAAGCTTGGAGACTGGCGGCTGGAGGGCTGCACAATGTATGTCACACTGGAACCGTGTCAGATGTGTGCGGGGGCGATGGTCCAGTCGCGGATCGACGAAGTGGTGATTGGCTGTATGAATTCAAAAGCAGGATGTGCGGGATCCGTTCTTAATCTGCTCCAGGTTCCGACATTCAATCATCAGGTAAAGATTACGAGTGGAGTATTGAATGATGAGTGTAGTGAGATGATGAGCGGATTTTTCCAGAAACTGAGAGAAAAGAAAAAAGCAGAGAAAGCAGCAAAAAAAGAAGAGAGAAATGCAGCAGGAGGTGAATAATGGGTTTTTCAGTAGATGTCAGTGTTCCAGTAATTACAGTGTTTATACAGGGGCTGCTAAGCTTTTTTTCTCCCTGTGTGCTTCCTCTGATTCCCCTTTATATTAGTTATTTATCTGGAGGGACGAGGACAAAAGGAGTAGATGGAAAGGATTATTACGACAGAAAAAAGGTTTTGCTCAATACGATATTCTTTGTGATAGGAATCAGTTTCGTCTTTTTTGTTCTCGGACTTGGGGCATCTGCACTTGGATCTGTTCTCAAAGGGAACCAACTGCTCTTTGCGAGAATTGGCGGAATTTTGATCATACTGTTTGGGCTGTACCAGCTGGGTATATTTGGAGGTTCAAAGATTCTCGGAGGAGAACATAGGCTTCCGTTTCAACTTGATACACTTGCCATGTCACCATGGACGGCACTGGTTATGGGAATTACATTCAGCTTTGCATGGACACCCTGTGTGGGACCGGCACTGACTAGTGTTCTTTTGATGGCTGCATCTGCGAATACGAAGTTCCTTGGATTTGCATTGATTGGCGTGTATACGCTGGGTTTTGTGCTCCCATTTCTGGCTGTTGGAATATTCAGCACGACATTGCTGGATCTGTTCAAACGCCATGGAAATATCGTAAAGTATACGGCCAGGGCCGGCGGATTTCTCATGATTCTGATTGGAGTTATGATGTTTACCGGGAAGATGAACGATATAACGGGGTACCTTTCACAACTACAGACTGCACAGAAAACACAGCAGGATCAGAAAAAGACGGAAGAAGAAAACAAAGATAGGGAATCCGGAACCGTAACTGGGGAGGATGCATCAGGTGAGAATCATTCTGAAAAGCTTACAGATGCCATTGAGTTTGAACTGAAAGATCAATACGGTCAGATGCATCATCTTTCCGATTATAGAGGAAAAATTATTTTTTTAAATTTCTGGGCAACCTGGTGTCCGCCCTGCCGCGCGGAAATGCCGGATATTCAGAAACTCTATGAATCATATCAGACCAAAGAAGATCCGGAAGTGGTAATTCTTGGAATTGCAGCACCTGGATATGGAAAAGAACAGGATGAGGAAGAAGTCAAAAAATTTCTTCAGGATAACGGTTATACCTATCCGGTTTTGATGGATACGGGTGGAGACTTATTTGAGCAGTATAGTATCTATTCCTATCCGACTACATTTATGATCACTGCAGAGGGGAAAGTATTTGGCTATGCCAACGGTCAGCTGACAGATGATATGATGAAAAGCATCATACAGCAGACGTTGGACGGCACTACGGGCTGAATAGTCCGCAGTGCCGCCTTTTACTTGCTTCTGGAGCCGTAGAATAGATTATCGGAAATTTGTAGCTGGTTTCTAAAAAATCCCATACTTTTCTGCAATTACTTCTCTTATTTCACTAAATGGTTTTACTGCAGGGGGATTATCTGTGTGCTCTGAAAGATGCTTTTCCATCCATACCATATTATACCAGCGGCCAAACTTATATCCGCATTTATAAAATTCTCCAACGAATCGATATCCAAGATGTTGATGAAATTGAATGCTGTTTTGCGTGAGATATTCATCTTCAACTTCGGGATAAGCAATACAGGCATTTAAGTTCAAGATGTTTTGAGCAAAGAGAACCTTTTCTAATGCTTCGTACAACTCCCCC comes from the Blautia liquoris genome and includes:
- a CDS encoding DUF6128 domain-containing protein, which translates into the protein MSDYKRFVSYLYEYISDKKANNRGFVKVELRSGSCRLQFQLNVRSIPENTPITIYGYIYKDGDLNGYPLGKLNAGKDGTGGILSVPARIPATSYNVMDFNGLILTEPGGKFYGSQWDDNPITPGKFQPVKTTASKKTNHLNSQQFDENSGSAGQLPGNAPSIRPATGSTPQTPPTESTGATGQTGVTDVTGPTGPTGAAEPIRVTEPIRATGPTGPTGSTGAAGQTQPSRPLQPTRPANSDGTDFGYRGTPRSQYQQTGHTYPSHPAWQIQPAQPTRAAQTTRTAQPIQPTRAAQPTQRIQPLQPTSQVQPTQPTRTAPPVHPVKPSQHVQRAQPAQPVQPTQTAQPVQPTQTAQPVQPTQTAQPVQPTQTAQPVQPTQTAQPVQPTQTAQPVQPTQTAQPVQPTQTAQPVQPTQTAQPVQPTWTVQPVQPTRPVQPIGIDPNNVSPDNQDVSPGERVRNLPPDWSGQIPDQPAKDPEAPEAPLTQQSIKTADVRHKHNEDNWTDVKRKYSPLTPFNDDEIDECVSITIRDFSDLRRFGIPIGCNQFIHRGFQRYNHLLLGHSNTRNGQYYLGVPGIYNANEQFMASMYGFNNFKPGRIKENSQNSRTGYWYRPIK
- the tadA gene encoding tRNA adenosine(34) deaminase TadA: MEHEYYMKEAIKQARKAEKIMEVPIGCVIVYEGEIIARGYNRRNTDKNTLSHAELNAIKKASRKLGDWRLEGCTMYVTLEPCQMCAGAMVQSRIDEVVIGCMNSKAGCAGSVLNLLQVPTFNHQVKITSGVLNDECSEMMSGFFQKLREKKKAEKAAKKEERNAAGGE
- a CDS encoding cytochrome c biogenesis protein/redoxin, which codes for MGFSVDVSVPVITVFIQGLLSFFSPCVLPLIPLYISYLSGGTRTKGVDGKDYYDRKKVLLNTIFFVIGISFVFFVLGLGASALGSVLKGNQLLFARIGGILIILFGLYQLGIFGGSKILGGEHRLPFQLDTLAMSPWTALVMGITFSFAWTPCVGPALTSVLLMAASANTKFLGFALIGVYTLGFVLPFLAVGIFSTTLLDLFKRHGNIVKYTARAGGFLMILIGVMMFTGKMNDITGYLSQLQTAQKTQQDQKKTEEENKDRESGTVTGEDASGENHSEKLTDAIEFELKDQYGQMHHLSDYRGKIIFLNFWATWCPPCRAEMPDIQKLYESYQTKEDPEVVILGIAAPGYGKEQDEEEVKKFLQDNGYTYPVLMDTGGDLFEQYSIYSYPTTFMITAEGKVFGYANGQLTDDMMKSIIQQTLDGTTG
- a CDS encoding GNAT family N-acetyltransferase; this encodes MMKSKIKIAEKQDGRRLLEIYAPYVERTAITFEYVVPTVQEFEARISHVLQKYPFLIAKRGEEIMGYAYASAFKERPAYNWAVETTVYVRHDKKNLGIGGELYEALEKVLFAQNILNLNACIAYPEVEDEYLTQNSIQFHQHLGYRFVGEFYKCGYKFGRWYNMVWMEKHLSEHTDNPPAVKPFSEIREVIAEKYGIF